The following proteins come from a genomic window of bacterium BMS3Abin14:
- a CDS encoding TadE-like protein produces the protein MRVVTGLMAIHITPLARPNPSEQGQGAVEAILTLPVFLVLVTVLLQGALLCMAQVVVQYAAFTAARTGAVWNGDVDQMTTAAGRVLLPMTGRVFTGKHIFKVEVISSEAAGKPSGKPDAGAKNTDRLLRVRVTWNYPLMLPLAGRLLNRGVLTSSVTRPSLPLTATWTLPMEPLRIPWDTEGNRHARS, from the coding sequence TTGAGAGTGGTTACCGGTCTGATGGCGATCCATATTACCCCACTGGCAAGGCCGAACCCCTCGGAACAGGGACAGGGAGCGGTTGAGGCGATCCTCACCCTCCCTGTCTTTCTCGTCCTGGTCACGGTTCTTCTCCAGGGCGCTCTTCTGTGCATGGCGCAGGTCGTCGTCCAGTATGCGGCTTTTACCGCGGCGCGTACGGGAGCGGTATGGAACGGCGATGTGGATCAGATGACGACCGCCGCAGGCAGGGTCCTGCTGCCCATGACCGGGCGAGTATTCACAGGCAAACATATCTTTAAGGTGGAAGTCATTTCGTCGGAGGCTGCCGGAAAACCGTCCGGGAAACCCGATGCCGGTGCGAAAAATACGGACAGGCTATTGAGGGTTCGGGTGACATGGAACTACCCCCTGATGCTCCCTCTGGCCGGCCGCCTGCTTAACCGTGGCGTCCTGACGTCGTCGGTGACACGCCCCTCACTTCCCCTCACAGCCACGTGGACGCTTCCAATGGAACCGCTCCGGATTCCCTGGGACACAGAAGGAAACAGACATGCGCGTTCATGA
- the pilQ_3 gene encoding type IV pilus biogenesis and competence protein PilQ precursor, translating into MNRPGCILTVVAIGALLASPGVGMAGEQNPDGEAIFRQEPVDNPVPRGGPTDPSQALHSLRDIENLRINSFPGGAVLQGELLSPEDLRRVQEVSRSINGIINLCTLHRNALQVAAEFIGSAMAAIGIKGLDMTVVGESLFLSGTPASSDDVARVGKICQAYNLPFIDGTRKGVINPRMVTFEVSFTEINRTALKELGVRWPAALSFSDPSGFRLGRLLPGSAMEMTVNLFVEEGKARIISKPRIVCRSGEKASFLAGGEIPIPRTDADGNVSVTWKHYGIILEVAPEVSADGRINVLVTSEVSTIDQANSVEGIPGILTRKISTSLSLVANQTVVLSGLVNTDDALKIRKTPFLGDIPILGELFKSRSFQRRETELVVFLTPRLAGSEGPDGTGGRLAADLSEDQLPSPDAFQ; encoded by the coding sequence ATGAACCGGCCGGGCTGCATTCTTACAGTAGTGGCCATCGGCGCATTGCTGGCGTCACCGGGAGTGGGAATGGCAGGGGAGCAGAACCCTGACGGTGAGGCGATCTTCAGACAGGAGCCGGTGGACAATCCGGTTCCGAGGGGAGGGCCGACAGACCCCTCGCAGGCCCTCCATTCCCTGCGGGACATCGAGAATCTCAGGATCAACAGCTTTCCGGGAGGCGCCGTCCTTCAGGGAGAACTCCTTTCCCCTGAAGATCTTCGCCGCGTTCAGGAGGTGTCAAGATCCATCAACGGGATAATCAATCTATGCACACTTCACCGGAACGCCCTCCAGGTGGCCGCGGAATTTATAGGATCCGCCATGGCGGCCATAGGGATCAAGGGCCTGGACATGACTGTCGTAGGTGAAAGCCTGTTTCTCAGCGGCACCCCTGCATCCTCCGATGACGTGGCACGGGTCGGGAAAATATGCCAGGCATACAACCTTCCATTCATCGACGGGACACGCAAAGGGGTCATCAACCCGAGGATGGTCACCTTCGAGGTCAGCTTCACGGAGATAAACCGCACCGCGCTCAAGGAATTGGGGGTTCGGTGGCCGGCGGCCCTTTCCTTCAGTGATCCGTCGGGATTCAGGCTGGGCCGGCTGCTGCCCGGCAGCGCCATGGAAATGACTGTCAATCTCTTTGTGGAAGAGGGCAAAGCGCGCATCATCTCCAAGCCAAGGATCGTCTGCAGATCGGGCGAGAAAGCATCGTTCCTGGCCGGTGGTGAGATCCCCATCCCCAGAACCGATGCCGACGGCAATGTATCCGTAACATGGAAACACTACGGGATAATCCTCGAGGTTGCTCCGGAGGTTTCAGCTGACGGGCGCATCAATGTACTCGTAACCTCGGAGGTCAGCACCATTGATCAGGCGAACTCGGTGGAAGGCATACCGGGGATCCTCACGAGAAAGATCTCCACATCGCTGAGCCTCGTGGCAAATCAGACCGTCGTCCTGTCCGGGCTGGTCAATACCGATGACGCCCTCAAGATCAGAAAAACTCCGTTCCTCGGCGACATACCGATCCTCGGTGAATTGTTCAAATCAAGAAGTTTTCAGAGGAGGGAGACGGAACTGGTCGTCTTCCTGACACCCCGGTTGGCCGGAAGCGAAGGCCCCGACGGGACGGGCGGCAGATTGGCTGCCGACCTCTCCGAGGACCAATTGCCTTCCCCCGATGCCTTCCAATGA
- the comEA gene encoding comE operon protein 1, translating into MKRSITGKKVFTVALLLLAFMAVLAAPTVVSAASQDGSRLNINTASVEQFTALPGLGTIKAQSIVDFRTEHGPFASVDDLILVSGIGNKLVNRVRELVTANSN; encoded by the coding sequence ATGAAAAGATCAATAACCGGAAAGAAAGTTTTCACCGTCGCCCTTCTGTTGCTGGCCTTCATGGCGGTCCTCGCCGCACCCACGGTCGTCTCAGCTGCGTCCCAGGATGGTTCAAGGCTTAATATCAACACCGCTTCCGTGGAACAGTTTACCGCGCTTCCGGGCCTCGGGACCATCAAGGCCCAATCCATCGTAGATTTCAGAACGGAGCACGGTCCATTTGCCTCCGTTGATGACCTCATCCTGGTGTCGGGCATCGGGAACAAACTTGTGAACAGGGTCAGGGAATTGGTCACAGCCAATTCGAATTAA
- a CDS encoding putative conjugal transfer protein/MT3759, translating into MNLIATFQTPMEENRIIRITGDRVEIGRDSESDICLDHPSVSRKHACISIVEGKSFFSLKDRGSANGTYVDGMMIDDAEILHGDQEVRIGPFRFRICHSPETSIPGEERMPAEGLTRENEREIMMEAINSLPKILDSETGKDGGDDRELASRAEKHLYPRILGLLPPHADPKMADDLTKKALTHAMGLGPLHDWLNDPSIDEIMVNGLEGVYLESGGKLTRRDPVFSDEHSLMRVIDRILAPLGRRVDESTPYMDGRLPDGSRINVIIPPVSLMGPVLTIRKFPAERLDIEKLVELGSLTQDATEMLASAVHSRTNILISGGTGTGKTTLLNCLASFIPEDERIITIEDTAELDLHQDHVIRLETRPPNVEGLGEIPARDLVKNSLRMRPDRIIVGECRGGEAMDMLQAMNTGHDGSMTTCHANSPRDALKRIEIMAMMAGLDIPYRAIREQVTSAIQLVIQISRSPEGRRIVSSITEVDRLEGDQILTQDIFTFRKDSGSNELRPTGMIPSFSPQKDRKRASFEVAGRIIK; encoded by the coding sequence ATGAACCTTATTGCCACCTTTCAGACACCCATGGAGGAGAACAGAATAATACGGATCACCGGAGATCGGGTCGAGATTGGACGAGATTCCGAATCGGACATATGTCTGGACCACCCCTCGGTATCGAGAAAACACGCCTGCATCAGCATCGTGGAGGGCAAGTCCTTCTTTTCCCTTAAAGATCGTGGAAGCGCCAACGGAACGTACGTGGACGGCATGATGATTGACGATGCGGAAATTCTCCACGGCGACCAGGAGGTGAGGATCGGTCCATTCCGCTTTCGGATATGCCATTCGCCGGAGACATCCATTCCCGGGGAAGAGAGGATGCCTGCCGAGGGTTTGACGCGTGAAAACGAGAGGGAAATAATGATGGAGGCCATAAATTCTCTCCCGAAAATACTTGACTCCGAGACCGGAAAGGACGGGGGCGATGACAGGGAACTGGCCTCGCGCGCGGAGAAGCATCTCTATCCCCGGATTCTTGGACTCCTCCCACCTCACGCCGATCCGAAAATGGCGGATGACCTGACAAAAAAAGCCCTGACGCACGCCATGGGTCTCGGTCCGCTCCACGACTGGTTGAATGATCCTTCCATAGACGAGATCATGGTGAACGGCCTGGAAGGCGTCTACCTGGAAAGTGGGGGGAAACTCACCAGAAGGGACCCTGTTTTCTCCGATGAACATTCATTGATGCGGGTCATAGACCGCATCCTCGCTCCGTTGGGACGCAGGGTGGATGAATCCACACCATACATGGACGGCAGGCTCCCCGACGGCTCCCGGATCAACGTCATCATCCCCCCCGTTTCACTCATGGGCCCCGTTCTCACCATAAGGAAATTCCCGGCCGAGAGGCTTGACATTGAAAAGCTGGTTGAGTTGGGATCACTGACGCAGGATGCGACGGAGATGCTCGCGTCGGCGGTACACTCCAGGACGAACATCCTGATTTCCGGAGGGACCGGGACCGGCAAGACCACCCTGCTCAATTGCCTTGCCTCCTTCATTCCGGAAGACGAACGCATTATCACCATAGAGGACACGGCCGAACTGGACCTGCACCAGGACCACGTTATCCGGTTGGAGACACGCCCCCCCAACGTGGAGGGCCTGGGGGAAATACCAGCCAGGGATCTCGTAAAGAACAGCCTTCGCATGAGGCCCGACAGGATCATCGTGGGTGAATGCCGGGGAGGTGAGGCCATGGATATGCTCCAGGCCATGAATACCGGCCATGACGGGTCTATGACCACGTGCCACGCCAACTCCCCGCGTGACGCCCTCAAAAGGATCGAGATAATGGCCATGATGGCCGGGCTGGACATCCCCTACCGCGCCATCCGGGAGCAGGTCACATCCGCTATCCAGCTGGTCATTCAGATCAGCAGGTCCCCGGAAGGACGGAGAATTGTGAGCAGCATAACCGAGGTGGACCGTCTCGAGGGCGATCAGATCCTTACTCAGGACATTTTTACATTCCGCAAGGACAGTGGATCCAACGAACTGCGGCCGACAGGTATGATCCCCTCTTTTTCCCCACAAAAGGACCGGAAACGCGCATCCTTTGAGGTGGCAGGGAGGATTATCAAGTGA
- a CDS encoding bacterial type II secretion system protein F domain protein: MTAADLAVSMICGISVGIPAAMLFAGIRPREKGDKRFSHLGEKRLERRLPETLERIASGLSAGHSLQQSLETVTRPADHPLAPIFSQVLTRMKAGQSLDDALVNVAGLFGRRSIPLVLHSMASAHRSGSNLVESLHLLARISRDREALRGKIAAMSAQGRLQGIVLCLVPLLFLAGLFLVSPQSLFPVLRSPLGRKILLLSLVLQGFGAAFIFRMVHKEVF, translated from the coding sequence GTGACCGCTGCCGACCTTGCCGTCTCCATGATATGCGGTATCTCAGTGGGCATCCCGGCGGCCATGCTCTTTGCCGGGATCAGACCGAGGGAAAAGGGTGATAAACGTTTCAGTCATCTCGGGGAAAAGCGGCTGGAACGCAGGCTTCCTGAGACGCTTGAACGGATAGCCTCAGGCCTTTCCGCGGGGCATAGCCTCCAGCAGTCCCTGGAAACCGTGACACGGCCGGCAGACCACCCTCTGGCCCCCATCTTCTCCCAGGTCCTTACCCGGATGAAGGCCGGACAATCCCTGGATGATGCCCTGGTAAATGTCGCAGGGCTCTTTGGACGACGATCAATTCCCCTCGTACTGCACAGCATGGCAAGCGCCCACCGGTCGGGTTCCAATCTCGTTGAGTCCTTACATCTTCTGGCCAGGATCTCCCGGGACAGAGAGGCGCTGCGCGGGAAAATCGCCGCCATGTCCGCCCAGGGCCGGCTCCAGGGGATAGTCCTGTGCCTGGTCCCGCTGCTCTTTCTCGCCGGGCTGTTCCTGGTCAGCCCGCAAAGCCTGTTTCCGGTCCTGCGAAGCCCCCTCGGCCGGAAAATTCTGCTGCTTTCCCTTGTGCTGCAGGGTTTCGGAGCCGCATTCATCTTCAGGATGGTTCATAAGGAGGTTTTCTGA
- a CDS encoding bacterial type II secretion system protein F domain protein produces the protein MHPQDIMAAIAVAAGAGTLAFIVPRAKNRLFAAILTVFLAAAIVWSLPRGKATLLFILPIAFLLYFAIGRSRRHRRRELLRRDLPTMLDSLVLGVEAGHALIPALMGSAEILGEKSPLTAEINRLKHDVELGASHPEAIDRMRERLGLSTADAALGAISQALLLGTPIGRTLKEQSGRIRESLILEGEQFANTLSVKLLIPLLLFIFPASFLVILSPIIVTLIGGQPW, from the coding sequence ATGCATCCTCAGGATATAATGGCCGCAATCGCCGTGGCCGCCGGGGCAGGCACACTCGCTTTCATCGTCCCCAGGGCAAAAAACCGCCTGTTCGCGGCAATTCTGACGGTATTCCTGGCCGCGGCAATCGTATGGTCCCTCCCCCGCGGCAAGGCCACCCTTTTATTCATCCTGCCTATAGCATTCCTCCTGTATTTTGCCATCGGAAGATCGCGCAGGCATCGCAGAAGGGAGCTGCTCCGGCGGGACCTGCCGACCATGCTCGATTCTCTTGTCCTGGGTGTCGAGGCCGGCCACGCATTGATACCTGCCCTCATGGGCAGCGCTGAAATCCTGGGCGAAAAAAGCCCACTGACCGCCGAGATCAACCGGCTCAAACATGACGTTGAACTGGGGGCGTCCCACCCGGAGGCTATCGACAGGATGAGGGAACGCCTGGGACTGTCCACGGCTGACGCGGCCCTGGGGGCTATCTCACAGGCGCTCTTACTGGGAACCCCCATTGGGCGGACGCTCAAGGAACAGTCGGGCAGGATCAGGGAAAGCCTTATCCTGGAGGGGGAACAGTTCGCGAACACACTCTCCGTAAAGCTTCTGATCCCCCTGCTTCTCTTCATCTTTCCCGCGTCTTTTCTCGTCATCCTCAGTCCCATAATTGTAACCCTGATAGGGGGACAGCCATGGTAG
- the sigW gene encoding ECF RNA polymerase sigma factor SigW, whose amino-acid sequence MLSAPDINDSDLAVRIQKGDRDAFTELVSAYQNRIFNFTYQFFRNEDLAAELTQETFLRVFRFIKRYDPRKKFSTWIYSIAKNICIDEYRRMKRGKTVSMDEVPPGAIVRDDGALHLKDPSHISIQMEERMFMEESIALLPEKYRTAIILCYFQDLSYREIADVLGISLNLVKVRIFRAKKRLLEIIRDRSCPDN is encoded by the coding sequence GTGTTATCTGCTCCGGATATAAATGACAGCGACCTTGCGGTAAGGATTCAAAAGGGCGACAGGGACGCCTTCACAGAGCTGGTGTCTGCCTACCAGAACAGGATATTCAACTTCACATATCAGTTTTTCAGGAACGAGGACCTGGCTGCGGAACTCACCCAGGAGACGTTCCTGAGGGTATTTCGGTTTATCAAGCGGTATGATCCCAGGAAGAAGTTCTCTACATGGATATACAGCATTGCCAAAAACATCTGCATCGACGAATACCGCAGGATGAAAAGGGGGAAAACCGTGTCCATGGATGAAGTTCCCCCCGGCGCTATCGTCAGGGATGACGGCGCTCTCCACCTGAAGGACCCATCCCACATATCCATACAGATGGAGGAGAGGATGTTTATGGAGGAATCCATCGCCCTCCTGCCGGAGAAATACAGGACCGCCATTATCCTCTGCTATTTTCAGGACCTTTCCTACCGGGAGATCGCGGATGTTCTCGGGATCAGCCTGAACCTGGTCAAGGTAAGGATCTTCCGTGCAAAAAAAAGGCTCCTGGAGATCATAAGGGACCGGTCGTGCCCGGATAACTAG